CTCTCGTCGAACCCTGTCATGCTGCGTCCAACCATCGCCTCCGACGACGCTCTGCCGTCCACCGGCACCCCGGCGTCCACCACACCTCTGCAACGCCTTGAGCAAATACTGAGCGAAGCGATTCGTGCGGGCGCTTCCGATATCCATTTCGAACCGATGGCGCAGCGCTTTCGGGTCCGTCTGCGTGTCGACGGTCGCCTGCAGGAGCATGGCGACGTTCCCCTGACAGCGCGCGACATGCTGGTCTCGCGTCTGAAGGTGCTTGCCAATCTCGACATCGCACAAAAGCGCTTGCCTCAGGACGGACGCATGGTGTGGCGCGAAGCTGGTGAACCGGTCGAGTGTCGCGTGAGTGCGCTCCCCACCCTGCACGGCGAGAAACTCGTGGTGCGCCTGCTCGATGGCGCGAAAGTCCCTCTCTCGCTTGAAGGTCTCGGCTATTCGCCGAAGCAATACCTCGCACTCACGCAAGCGATTGCCCGGCCACATGGCCTGATCTTGCTGACGGGCCCGACGGGCAGTGGCAAGACCGTCTCGCTCTATAGTTGCCTGCGACGTCTGAACGACGCGTCGCGCAACATCGTCACCATCGAGGACCCGGTGGAAATTCGCTTGGCCGGTATCACGCAGGTCAATCTCAACGAACGCGCTGGCCTCGACTTTGCAACGGCTTTACGTGCGTTTCTCCGTCAGGATCCAGATGTCCTCGTCGTGGGCGAAATCCGCGATGCGCAGACCGCCGAAATCGCCATACAGGCCGCGCAGACCGGTCACCTTGTGTTCGCCACCGTTCACGCCAACGACGCGCCGAGCACGCTCGCGCGGCTCTTCGATCTCGGTGTCGCCCCGTTCAATCTGTCGTCGACGTTACTGCTGGTCAGCGCACAGCGTCTGCTTAGGCGACGATGCCCGGCCGGGTGCGAGCCGTCCCGCACGACGACGACTGAAACAGGCCTCGCTGACACCTGCATGCGGTGTCACGGCACCGGTTTTGCCGGACGCATCGGCGCGTTTCAGGTGATGCCGATCAGCGCCACGCAGGCTATCAACATTGCACAGGCGCGCAGTCCGCACGAGCTGGCGGCGCAGGCATGCCGCGAAGGCGTCATGACGCTGCGAGAAGCCGGGTTATGGCATGTCGATGCAGGGGCTGTCGCTCAGGAGGATGTCGATGCGACGCTGCCCGCTTGATGCCAATCAGATGCCAACATACGACATAGCGCGCATACCGTCGACGAATCGAACAGCGGGTGCTCAACACGACGGTGCAAATCATGCGCCACTGCCCCGCGAATGGCGATCACCGATCACGATGGGCGTAGGTGCCGCATGACGACGTCGACACATTTACAGCGATGGCGATGGCAAGGTCGCGATGCCGATGGACACCGTCTTCACGGAGACGTGATCGCTCACGGCGAGGCAGCCGCCCGACTGGCGTTGCGACATCGGCATCCGCAGTTGACCGTCACGCAACTGCGTCCGCAGCGCCGCCACTCGTCTGCCACACGCACACGCCCGGCAGACGCGACCGACCTCGTGCGACGTCTTGCGACATTGCTCGGGGCAGGCGTGCCGCTGAGTGCGGCCCTCGACGTGCTCGCCAGAGGTGCGCACACACGCGGCCTCAAGCGGCTGGCCACCCTCGTCGCCGAGGATGTCGCCCTCGGGTATCCGCTCGCGCAGGCGATGGCGCATGCCAG
This window of the Pandoraea sputorum genome carries:
- a CDS encoding GspE/PulE family protein: MLRPTIASDDALPSTGTPASTTPLQRLEQILSEAIRAGASDIHFEPMAQRFRVRLRVDGRLQEHGDVPLTARDMLVSRLKVLANLDIAQKRLPQDGRMVWREAGEPVECRVSALPTLHGEKLVVRLLDGAKVPLSLEGLGYSPKQYLALTQAIARPHGLILLTGPTGSGKTVSLYSCLRRLNDASRNIVTIEDPVEIRLAGITQVNLNERAGLDFATALRAFLRQDPDVLVVGEIRDAQTAEIAIQAAQTGHLVFATVHANDAPSTLARLFDLGVAPFNLSSTLLLVSAQRLLRRRCPAGCEPSRTTTTETGLADTCMRCHGTGFAGRIGAFQVMPISATQAINIAQARSPHELAAQACREGVMTLREAGLWHVDAGAVAQEDVDATLPA